A genomic stretch from Mycobacterium malmoense includes:
- a CDS encoding DUF1501 domain-containing protein yields the protein MPHSVTASSEPTRLVVVQLSGGNDYLNTVVPYADGRYYDFRPNVALRDDAVLPLDHRVGLSSAMAPIARLYEQGKVAAVLGIGYPNHSRSHFRSMDIWHTAMPEDEVKLEGWLAKVVRGLDPRHINPVLAVNFGRGLPRALSLPGVPVASVSSLDKYGLFPDVEPGDTRNRLLAVVDRAYSRGPEPSASWGSPRLLGTGCAAQQGIEMLRSAAATYRSQVEYPEHNQIATDLRGVATVMAGNLGTRIFYTNISGFDTHTDEMVTHARLWEKISSALDCFFADLDKLGLRRNTLVLVFSEFGRRIAENNSGTDHGAGGVAFLIGDQVAGGLYGEYPNLAPEAHDEGDVRPSTDFRALYASVLEQFLDVDSKDILGRGATFDQLPLKATA from the coding sequence GTGCCTCATTCGGTTACTGCATCCTCAGAGCCGACGCGGCTGGTGGTGGTGCAGCTCTCGGGCGGTAACGACTATCTGAATACGGTGGTGCCCTACGCGGACGGCCGCTACTACGACTTCCGGCCCAATGTAGCTCTTAGAGACGACGCCGTCTTGCCCCTCGATCATCGGGTCGGCCTCAGCTCCGCCATGGCGCCCATCGCCCGCCTCTACGAGCAAGGAAAAGTGGCGGCTGTTTTAGGGATTGGCTACCCGAATCACAGCCGTTCGCACTTCCGGTCTATGGATATTTGGCACACGGCCATGCCAGAAGACGAGGTGAAGCTCGAGGGCTGGTTGGCGAAAGTTGTCCGCGGTCTTGACCCCCGGCACATCAACCCGGTGCTGGCCGTCAACTTCGGGCGCGGCCTGCCCAGGGCACTGTCGCTGCCGGGCGTTCCCGTGGCGTCGGTGAGCAGTCTTGATAAGTACGGCCTGTTTCCGGACGTCGAACCAGGGGACACGCGCAACCGCTTGTTGGCGGTGGTCGACCGGGCTTACTCCCGCGGGCCAGAACCGAGCGCGTCTTGGGGATCCCCTCGTTTGCTCGGCACCGGCTGTGCCGCGCAACAAGGGATCGAGATGTTGAGGAGCGCAGCCGCCACCTACCGCTCGCAAGTCGAATACCCCGAGCACAACCAGATCGCCACGGACCTACGGGGAGTGGCCACCGTGATGGCAGGAAATCTGGGAACCCGCATCTTCTATACAAATATCAGCGGCTTCGACACCCACACAGACGAGATGGTGACCCATGCTCGGCTGTGGGAGAAGATCTCGTCGGCTCTTGATTGCTTTTTCGCAGACTTAGACAAGCTGGGGCTGCGCCGCAATACGTTAGTCCTGGTGTTCTCGGAGTTTGGTAGACGCATAGCCGAGAACAACTCGGGCACCGATCACGGCGCGGGCGGCGTCGCCTTCCTCATCGGCGACCAAGTTGCCGGTGGGCTTTATGGCGAATACCCCAACCTGGCCCCGGAAGCCCACGACGAGGGAGATGTCCGGCCCAG